The sequence gacacggtatttaaaaactccatcagcgctgctgtgtctgatgcactgcagtgctgcgaatgatccagcacctaaataatatctgatctgtggtgatcctgtgggggtcctgaccattaaagaacagggtgaaagcaggctgaaaaggtatgtagataaaaagacggactacaaagtgctcctatgtggtaagtggagctgataaaatggacagtgagtgtagaaacaaggaggtggttttaatggtatggctgatcagtgtataacctaatcatatatacagataacCTATTACCTACACCCTTTATTGTTATCAGTGATTCTGGGAATATACTGTAGGTTCGATCCTCACCCCTGGCCCTTGAGGGAGTTTAGTGTGCTCTCTCTATTTCCAGTGCAGTTAACCTGGTTTCCTTTAAAAACATGCCAAAAGTGatttggctactctaaattgccccaggAGTGagtgattggtgccctgtccagggtgtacttCTGCCCTGCTACCAGTATTTCCTGGCATCACAGGATCCACCATGACTTTAAAAGAGATGATAAATagttcaataaaaataaaaaaacatacctGCTTATAACTGTTAAGTATGGCATTGTTCTCATAGAGAAATGTTACAGCATTATGTTTATGTAATCACAGCAGCAGACAAGGATATAAAAGTTGTGGTTGCCATGTCCTCATATGAGGCTTCAGACACGACTGAGCTGACTTTTAAAAAGGGCGAGAGGCTGCAAATACTGGAAGAGTAagtacaaatatacatacactcTACAGCTATGTCCAAGGTATGTATTCATCCTTCTTAAATATTGGGTctgggtgtttcagccacaagcATGGCAAACAGGTGCATGAAGTcagttaaatgaaataaatgatacGTCTTAAACTTTTGGAAATGTTTTGGAAAAAGCAGATTTTTAGACTCCCTAGTCTCCCAATGCAAGATGAGTATTGACAGCACCCCCTTCTGAACATGTTTAGGATAAATCACCATGTACAGTGGTCCAGAAACTCAGTTTGGTCTGTTCTCCTTCCATAGTCTTGTACCCTGATCTGTACTTTTTTAAAGCACTGTTTATTGGTGAGTTTTTTAAGCAACAAAGTTAAGTATATTAAGACAACACTATGTAGGCAGGATTTGTTAAAAATCGGAGTACTAAATGCTAATAAACTAATCTGCAAGTtttgattctcagctctgcctgccggctgggctgagcagccgcatgaacaacgattagcctgttgttcagataggggtgggatattgaaaagctggactaatgcaattacgacctctgctggctgattgatggtgcctgcacagagatgggaaaagactgttgtcagggtgtgtttctccgtacacagtgctgattcgcattgcactcgtcaaagtgtaggtgacaaaatgcataaggctgctgcccacgtgtcggagggggcgtgcgttagcttcgttttcctcaatcagagcagggatcggcattggtggagaggaagcatggtgcaatcgggcaattggacacgctaaaaggggaagaaaatgcataaacaaaaattacatttaaaaaatcctGTAAATGCCCTTTCAGAAGACTGGATGTTGTTATAGATACATTGTTGCCAAATTTGATCTTAATCTTAATTTTTGCTGCAACATGCAGATGAACCCCAAGTTGTGCATGCCCATTCACTATTTTATATGTCTTCTTCTCGCAAAATAATGCAGTAATCATTTTATAAAGTCATAAAGTACAACATACCCACCATGTACGTATACACAATAtggaacaaaagtattgggacaccccttctaattattgaattcatgtgtttcaaccacaacaGTTGTTAACTGGTGCAATAAATCTGTTATATAATGGAAATTAAATgcatccaactttgcagcaaagCCCTTTTCTCTTAGAGCATGGACTATAAAGACATGGAAaaaacttggtttaaagaaaccccAGTGACCTACACATAGCCCTGACCTTAGCACCcccgaacagctttggaatgaggCCTTcttaaccaacatcagtgcccagctatacaagtgcttttttgactaaatgggtacaaattgTTAAaagcatacttcaaagtcttgttagaagccttctcagatgtgtggctgttattatagctgaaaagatcaaacTTATTTAATACCGCCTGTTTTTAAAATTGAATGTCCtgcaagctcacagtcaggtgtcccaatacatttggttatatagtgtatatattgtatagtaCAATGGGTTTTCcttatttctgttttttaagtAGTAATCCTGTCCTATTAGTGTagtcactgctgtgtgtgtgtttgttcatgTGGCAGAAATGGTGAGCGGTGGAAAGCCAAGTCATTGTCCACTGGTAAACAAGGATTTATACCTTCAAATGTTGTTGAAATGGAGGAAAGCATGGATAAACATGAGTAAGTCATTTTTAGAATCTTAATAAGGTTTTAATGagtataaacatttaaatatgaaattaaaacaacttCAACTTTAACAAAAAATCCCATTCTTTTAAAGATAAAATGTTCTTAATATCAAACCTATCATAAATTCATGCTTAGTGAAGCTCACCATGTACAGTTTTAGTAAGGACACACAGTTTGGTCTGTGAGTACTTTTTAAAGCACTGTGTAAAGCATTAATTTGGGACTCTTTAAAGCAACCTTTAAAAAATATCATAAAGTCTGAATCTTTATAAATACATTGTTACCATGTAAATCgacaaattaacaatgaacagctgctttgtttaGCGCTCATCTTGAGCCGTGCAGTAAAACGGCGTCTAATTAGACAACACTATGTAGGCAGGACTggctaaaaatataaactagTTTGCAAGTTTCTGGAGTTTTTGTCAACATCTAATAATTTGAATAACAATGACtaaccacattaaaaaaaattttttatatgaAAGTGGGACTAATATTAGGGCCCTAATTTATCTTAATATATACCATAGAACCacttacaataacaataaatcagTGTAATAGGTAATGTGTTGCATCAGATTAAaggtcattttacatttataaaaggCTTGCAAACGAAGgcaataaaatatgcaaaaagTTTAGACAGctaatttctttttaaattcaattcagatcaactttattgtcattataccaatACAGTGACAGAacagttgtacagtataacaaaaCACTGTCAGGCTACCTCTCTGGtaaagcaataaaaaataaataaatataaatgtgtgtaaataaatgacagTAGTGCAAAGACAGtatacaaaaacataaaaaacacaaaaagtgCATAGACAGTAAATACAAGATATGCAGAAGGTCAGAGGTAGGATTAAAGTGTACACtataacagaaataaatatgTAGTCTGAGCGAATGCAGCTTACAGTACAAACACTGGACATTacatatttagtttattttctttatgtgctacatactgtatatacaaagcATTGTATTGTTGTTCTTCTTTTTAAAAGCTGGTTCTTCAAGAACATCAACAGAATAGCTGCTGAGAGATTCTTGATGGCTCCTGTCAATAAACCAGGTTCCTTCCTTATACGACAGAGTGATACAAACCCAGGTCTGCAAAACACGTGCACACAGACATTCAGTAAAAGATACAGAAAATCAGATTAAGTatagtttttttaatgattttgttttgtttttaggtTTTTACTCTATGTCAGTGAGAGATGTGGATTCTAACGGTTCAGCTGTTGTAAAGCATTATAAGATTCGTCTAATGGACAGTGGAGGATATTACATTTCTCCAAAAGTCTCCTTCAAAACATTAGAAAACCTCATCAAACACTACAAGAGTATGTTACCAcaaacacgcacacaaacacacacttacacaatttTAGACAAGCAGtagtctttatttattaaaatacacaatatacaatgaatataatatacactgatcagcacaccaccaccatgtcattgctgagaatgacctaccacccaaataatacctactctgtagtggtcctatgggggtcctgaccattgaataacagcatgaaagggggctaacaaagcatgcagagaaacagatggactacagtcagtaattgtagaactacaaagtgcttctgtatggtaagtgaagccgataaactggacaatgtgtgtagaaacaaggaggttgttttaatgttatggctgatcggtgtatattacagTCTGTGTAACAACCCTaaatgtttttgtatctgtaatttagcaatttatttttgttgttgcacaaataaatacatacaaaacacatttttattaccTATAATTTGcaatacaacattattaaaattttatcAACCACAATGACTTGTCAAATTACTGACATTAAAATCACTTGCTTACTATAATTACATGAAACTAACACTGACTTTTGGTGAAAGGTCAACATATTGAACTATGTGTATATTGGTAGAACAGAGTGATGGATTATGCCAGCGATTAGGAAAACCATGTGTAAAGCCCAATGATACTACTCAGTGGGATGGCGACGTTTGGGAAATATCTAAAGAAAATCTTCAGATGGTGAAGAGGCTTGGAGCTGGTCAGTTTGGTGAAGTCTGGATGGGTATGAGCCATTTTAAGATTCATTTTCTGTGAATCTACAGAACTTCCTGTTTACTTTTCGGTTAGTTTTTAATCTATTTGTTTAAGCCTGTAAGCAGCTTTAGCATCTACATTAGCTGATATCtttattttcccctttttcaTGTCTCTGTGTTCATTTGAATATAAATGAGGTATTTAAATATGCTGTGTTTATCACTTACTCTCTATCACTTTGTTCAGcggaatataaaaacactaccaAGGTGGCAGTAAAGACTCTGAAGCCTGGCACCATGACAGTCGAAGCTTTTATGCAGGAAGCAAACCTGATGAAAACTCTACAGCATGATCGCCTGGTCCGCCTTTACGCTGTAGTCACCAAAACCCCACCCATCTTCATCATCACGGAGTTTATGGCTAATGGTACGAACATATATGAACTCTTTAAAGCCTGAATCACCAAAACATTGCccaaaaaatctattttttaaaCTGGAGTGTTTATTTGacctactgtaaaataaaataaaaagttaaattaGAGTTTGCATATACACCGAcaagccataatattaaaaccacctcctggtttctacacacactgtttattttatcagctccatttaccatatagtagAACTttacagttctacaattactgactgtagtccatctgtttctctacatacatttttagcctgctttcaccctgttcttcattggtcaggaccaccacacagcaggtattatgtagatggtggatgattctcagcactgcaatgacactgacatggtggtggtgtgttagtgtgtgttctgctggaatgagtggatcagacacagcagcgctgctggagtttttaattactgtgaccactcactgtccactctattagacactcctacctagttggtccaccttgtagatgtaaagtcagagacgatcgctcatttactgctgctgtttgagttggtcatcttctagaccttcatcagtggtcacaggacgctgcctacagggctctgttggctggatatttttggttggtggactattctcagtccagcagtgacagtgaggtgtttaaaaactcttatcccaccacctaaataatacctgctctgtagtggtcctgggagagtcctgaccatctgaccagaacagggtaaaagcaggctataaaggtatgtagagaaacagatggagtacagtcagtaattgtagaactataaagtgcttctatatggtaagtggagctaataaaatggatagtgagtgtagaaacaaggaggtggtgaacgttatacctgatcggtgtaaaaatGTTGTATTGTATCATACTTGATCTCTCAATAAAAGGTCCTCTAGTGCGTTCAGTACATGAAAAGTCCACCAGGGGCAGAAGACTTAAATTGTATAAAATTGTACACATCAAGTTTTTCAGGAAAACAATATACATACTGATGATTTAGAAGTCTCTAAAACTAATGTATCAAATATGACACGCTTGGCGTTATAGGGTTAATTCATAAACAgggataaacaaaaaaacagtgcATGAAACAGGTACTAGTAAATTAGCTCTGAAAGTTTTTAAATGTGATATTTCAAAGCAAAATAATTCCAAACGGCAAAATGATGCAAAATTGCAAGCACATAAGTAGCaaaaactggaaaaaaataattgtctcaaagaaaaaagtttaaaagttaTGTCAGTGCATGTCTAACATGGACAACCAGCACTAGCAGAGTTGTAgtgttcaaataataaaaataaaaaaagcatatacactgaaaatatgaAAATAGAAAAGAATTAATGGCAGGGCTGCCAATCAGACACCATTTGCAATAAAGCCATATTAAACAAGGGCACAACGTTATGTAAGAAAAGCACACAGACCTATTAATGTTAAGTGTCTGCTTAGGActtttgagtttgtttgttaggattttaacgtcatgttttacactttggttacattcatgacagaaacggtagttactcatcacacaaggttcatcagttcacaaggttatatcaaacacagtcatggacaatttagtatctccaattcacctcacttggatgtctttggactgtgggaggaaaccggagcacccgggggaaacccatgcggacacggggagaacatgcaaactccacacagaaaggacccggacctccccacctggggattgaacccaggaccttcttgctgtgaggtgaccgtgctacccacttggTCACCGTGCTGCCCAAGACCGTTAAGTAATGACAAAATACACTTCTTGAATCTGGGTGGATTTATAGTTGGAAGAAGCCAAATGTGTTTCCAATCATCAATGTCTACCATCATAAATAATAGTAAGGGCAGCTACTAAATTTGAAAAGCCAATTACCGCtttgtatatatgtacagtgtatcacaaaagtgagtacacccctcacatttctgcaaatattttattatatcttttcatgggacaacactatagacatgaaacttggatataacttagagtagtcagtgtacagcttgtatagcagtgtagatttactgtcttctgaaaataactcaacacacagccattaatgtctaaatagctggcaacataagtgagtacaccccacagtgaacatgtccaaattgttcccaaagtgtcaatattttgtgtgaccaccattattatccagcactgccttaaccctcctgggcatggaattcaccaaagctgcacaggttgctactggaatcctcttccactcctccatgatgacatcacggagctggtggatgttagacaccttgaactcctccaccttccacttgaggatgcgccacaggtgctcaattgggtttagtccatcacctttaccttcagcttcctcagcaaggcagttgtcatcttggaggttgtgtttggggtcgttatcctgttggaaaactgccatgaggcccagttttcgaagggaggggatcatgctctgtttcagaatgtcacagtacatgttggaattcatgtttccctcaatgaactgcagctccccaatgccagcaacactcatgcagcccaagaccatgatgctaccaccaccatgcttgactgtaggcaagatacagttgtcttggtacttctcaccagggcgccgccacacatgctggacaccatctgagccaaacaagtttatcttggtctcgtcagaccacagggcattccagtaatccatgttcttggactgcttgtcttcagcaaactgtttgcgggctttcttgtgcgtcagcttccttctggaatgacgaccatgcagaccgagttgatgcagtgtgcggtgtatggtctgagcactgacaggctgacctctcacatcttcaacctctgcagcaatgctggcagcactcatgtgtctattttttaaagccaacctctggatatgatgccgaacacgtggactccacttctttggtcgaccctggcgaagcctgttccgagtggaacctgtcctggaaaaccgctgtatgaccttggccaccatgctgtagctcagtttcagggtgttagcaatcttcttatagcccaggccatctttgtggagagcaacaattctatttctcacatcctcagagagttctttgccatgaggtgccatgttgaatatccagtggccagtatgagagaattgtacccaaaacaccaaatttaacagccctgctccccatttacacctgggaccttgacacatgacaccagggagggacaacgacacatttgggcacaatttggacatgttcactgtggggtgtactcacttatgttgccagctatttagacattaatggctgtgtgttgagttattttcagaagacagtaaatctacactgctatacaagttgtacactgactactctaagttatatccaagtttcatgtctatagtgttgtcccatgaaaagatataatgaaatatttgcagaaatgtgaggggtgtactcacttttgtgatacactgtatgtactgttCTTCCATTTAGTTtaacttaattattaatatagcaTTCTATGGTACCATATACATTAAAACAGTGATTGAAATGTTTGTCTGCATGGTAGGTAGCTTGTTGGATTTTCTGAAAAGTCCAAATGGACGAAAATTACAGCTACCAAAACAGATCGACTTTGGAGCTCAGGTATGTACCCACAAAAATGCACCATTTTTTAGATGTTGTTTCAATAAGTGTGATGTCTATAAAaatatttcccagaactgcaaACATATTTAAAGAGAACTGAGAATACTGTGAAGCATGAAGTGTGTGATGAGTCAGAAAGAGAAGTTCACTGTTAAGCATCACTGGAAATAAACAGTTATTGTTTTTGTGTATCAGATTGCAGAAGGCATGGCGTACATTGAGAAAAAGCATTACATTCATAGAGACCTGCGAGCTGCCAATGTTTTAGTCAGTGAGAGCCTGCTCTGTAAGATCGCTGACTTCGGCCTTGCTAGGGTCATCGAACAAAATGAATATTCAGCCAGAGAAGGTATGAACAGACCAATCCATGCAAGATTTATAGCTattaggtatatatatatatatatatatatatatatacagtgtatcacaaaagtgagtacacccctcacatttctgcaaatatttcattatatcttttcatgggacaacactatagacatgaaacttggatataacttagagtagtcagtgtacaacttgtatagcagtgtagatttactgtcttctgaaaataactcaacacacagccattaatgtctaaatagctggcaacataagtgagtacaccccacagtgaacatgtccaaattgtgcccaaatgtgtcgttgtccctccctggtgtcatgtgtcaaggtcccatgtgtaaatggggagcagggctgttaaatttggtgttttgggtacaattctctcatactggccactggatattcaacatggcacctcatggcaaagaactctctgaggatgtgagaaatagaattgttgctctccacaaagatggcctgggctataagaagattgctaacaccctgaaactgagctacagcatggtggccaaggtcatacagcggttttccaggacaggttccactcggaacaggcttcgccagggtcgaccaaagaagttgagtccacgtgttcggcgtcatatccagaggttggctttaaaaaatagacacatgagtgctgccagcattgctgcagaggttgaagacatgggaggtcagcctgtcagtgctcagaccatacaccgcacactgcatcaactctgtctgcatggtcgtcatcccagaagaaagctgacgcacaagaaagcccgcaaacagtttgctgaaaacaagcagtccaagaacatggattactggaatgccctgtggtctgacgagaccaagataaacttgtttggctcagatggtgtccagcatgtgtggcggcgccctggtgagaagtaccaagacaactgtatcttgcctacagtcaatcatggtggtggtagcatcatggtcttgggctgcatgagtgttgctggcactggggagctgcggttcattgagggaaacatgaattccaacatgtactgtgacattctgaaacagagcatgatcccctcccttcgaaaactggagtattccaacaggataacgaccccaaacacaacctccaagatgacaactgccttgctgaggaagctgaaggtaaaggtgatggactaaacccaattgagcacctgtggcgcatcctcaagtggaaggtggaggagttcaaggtgtctaacatccaccagctccgtgatgtcatcatggaggagtggaagaggattccagtagcaacctgtgcagctctggtgaattccatgcccaggagggttaaggcagtgctggataataatggtggtcacacaaaatattgacactttgggcacaatttggacatgttcactgtggggtgtactcacttatgttgccagccatttagacattaatggctgtgtgttgagttattttcagaagacagtaaatctacactgctatacaagttgtacactgactactctaagttatatccaagtttcatgtctatagtgttgtcccatgaaaagatataataaaatatttgcagaaatgtgaggggtgtactcacttttgtgatacactgtatatatatatatactgtatatatatatatatatatatatatatatatatatatatatatatatatatatatatatatatatatatatatatatatatatacatatatatatatatatatatatatatatatacagtatatatatatatatattcacaagccaatttattatttttggggcattgaacacacacatatatatatacagtgtatcacaaaagtgagtacacccctcacattttcatgggacaacactatagaaataaaacttggatataacttagagtagtcagtgtacagtgtacaacttgtatagcagtgtagatttactgtcttctgaaaataactcaacacacagccattaatgtctaaatggctggcaacataagtgagtacaccccacagtgaacatgtccaaattgtgcccaaagtgtcaatattttgtgtgaccaccattattatccagcactgccttaaccctcctgggcatggaattcaccagagctgcacaggttgctactggaatcctcttccactcctccatgatgacatcacggagctggtggatgttagacaccttgaactcctccaccttccacttgaggatgcgccacaggtgctcaattgggtttagtccatcacctttaccttcagcttcctcagcaaggcagttgtcatcttggaggttgtgtttggggtcgttatcctgttggaaaaagggaggggatcatgctctgtttcagaatgtcacagtacatgttggaattcatgtttccctcaatgaactgcagctccccagtgccagcaacactcatgcagcccaagaccatgatgctacca is a genomic window of Trichomycterus rosablanca isolate fTriRos1 chromosome 4, fTriRos1.hap1, whole genome shotgun sequence containing:
- the LOC134311886 gene encoding tyrosine-protein kinase Lyn-like; protein product: MTDKKECGDAGVNVMLPVTSSSMAGLAVMVWGGKSLEGHTNLYVIANSTLTAVSYWDEILRAIVTIVQSALLPGQVLQNINAADKDIKVVVAMSSYEASDTTELTFKKGERLQILEENGERWKAKSLSTGKQGFIPSNVVEMEESMDKHDWFFKNINRIAAERFLMAPVNKPGSFLIRQSDTNPGFYSMSVRDVDSNGSAVVKHYKIRLMDSGGYYISPKVSFKTLENLIKHYKKQSDGLCQRLGKPCVKPNDTTQWDGDVWEISKENLQMVKRLGAGQFGEVWMAEYKNTTKVAVKTLKPGTMTVEAFMQEANLMKTLQHDRLVRLYAVVTKTPPIFIITEFMANGSLLDFLKSPNGRKLQLPKQIDFGAQIAEGMAYIEKKHYIHRDLRAANVLVSESLLCKIADFGLARVIEQNEYSAREGAKFPIKWTAPEAICYGSFTIKSDMWSFGILLYEIVTYGRIPYQGLSNSEVMARVQRGYRMSCPDNCPAELYEMMTTCWKSKPEERPTFDYMQSVLEDYYTATEGQYQAQP